A stretch of the Pirellulales bacterium genome encodes the following:
- a CDS encoding lipoate--protein ligase family protein produces MIPCRLIIDPPSPGAWNMALDEALLESAQNEGIATLRFYSWREPTLSLGYFQPQADRQLHAASAECALVRRATGGGAILHHHELTYSIVLPSSHPLAKPAEKLYQAVHQSLIKTLTEFGAAATLCELGVSTESDRAGKPFLCFQRREAGDVLLGEHKIAGSAQRRQRGTVLQHGSVLWARSAFAPELPGITDLIEGVSQSGHGHAQGISRLLELWPAHLCASLNLDAQPDRLAESLISDAREIEQRKYLDSSWTCRR; encoded by the coding sequence TTGATTCCCTGTCGTCTAATCATCGATCCTCCCTCTCCCGGCGCTTGGAACATGGCGCTGGATGAAGCGCTGCTGGAATCGGCGCAGAATGAGGGGATTGCCACGCTGCGGTTTTATTCCTGGCGGGAGCCGACCTTGTCGCTGGGTTATTTTCAGCCCCAGGCCGATCGGCAGTTGCATGCCGCTAGCGCCGAATGTGCGCTGGTGCGCCGGGCTACCGGCGGCGGCGCAATTCTGCACCATCATGAGCTGACGTACAGCATTGTGCTGCCCAGCTCTCATCCGTTGGCGAAGCCGGCCGAAAAGTTATATCAAGCTGTGCATCAAAGCTTGATTAAAACACTGACTGAGTTCGGCGCCGCGGCCACATTGTGTGAATTAGGGGTGTCGACAGAAAGCGATCGTGCCGGTAAACCGTTTTTGTGTTTCCAGCGTCGAGAGGCGGGCGATGTGCTCCTTGGAGAGCATAAAATCGCCGGCAGTGCCCAAAGGCGGCAGCGCGGCACGGTACTGCAACACGGCAGCGTGCTTTGGGCCCGATCGGCATTTGCCCCGGAACTTCCTGGCATTACCGATTTAATCGAAGGGGTTTCACAATCCGGGCACGGCCACGCTCAGGGAATCAGCCGGCTGCTGGAACTATGGCCCGCACATTTGTGCGCGAGCCTTAATTTGGATGCCCAGCCAGACAGGCTGGCAGAATCGCTGATTTCCGATGCTCGCGAAATCGAACAGCGAAAATATCTCGACTCCAGTTGGACTTGTCGACGCTAG
- a CDS encoding FHA domain-containing protein, translating to MELTLKLLTGRNAGQEIPIPISKFLIGRADDCHLRPHSETVSRHHCVLLVEEGFCAVRDFGSRNGTLVNEQKVVGQHELHNGDRLKVGSLEFEVQLSSRVGGKKRPKVKDVKDAAQRTAAPVVAKGDRDISDWLAEDGGENHAAVDNLRETRQPPHETPENLSTRETAFLKTPADETTTVKPLDAKRNEPVSPAPKPADSGGMEALKRTGKFAAPTQAAPKDSREAANMALRKLFNNRNG from the coding sequence ATGGAATTAACGCTTAAGCTGCTGACCGGTCGCAACGCCGGCCAGGAGATTCCAATTCCCATTAGCAAGTTTCTGATCGGCCGCGCCGACGATTGCCACCTGCGCCCGCATAGCGAAACCGTCAGTCGGCATCACTGCGTGCTCCTCGTCGAAGAAGGGTTTTGCGCGGTGCGCGATTTTGGCAGCCGCAACGGCACGCTGGTGAACGAGCAGAAAGTCGTCGGTCAGCACGAGCTACATAACGGCGACCGGTTGAAAGTGGGCAGCTTGGAATTCGAAGTGCAACTGAGTTCCCGCGTCGGCGGCAAAAAGCGCCCGAAGGTCAAAGACGTGAAAGATGCCGCCCAACGCACGGCCGCGCCGGTGGTTGCCAAGGGAGACCGAGACATTAGCGATTGGTTGGCCGAAGACGGAGGCGAAAATCATGCGGCGGTCGACAACCTGCGCGAAACACGCCAGCCTCCGCACGAAACGCCCGAAAATCTGTCCACTCGGGAAACTGCGTTTTTGAAAACACCCGCCGACGAAACCACTACTGTAAAACCGCTGGATGCCAAGAGGAATGAACCCGTCTCGCCGGCGCCTAAACCCGCGGATTCCGGCGGCATGGAAGCACTTAAGCGCACCGGTAAGTTCGCAGCTCCCACCCAGGCCGCTCCCAAAGACAGCCGCGAAGCCGCCAATATGGCTCTGCGCAAACTCTTCAATAATCGGAACGGCTAA
- a CDS encoding RNA polymerase sigma factor: MADDVRELVRSSLAGDQTAMLALVNRYQGQVFGLCYRMLGQRQDAEDMSQETFVRALRSLRSWDSDREFLPWLLAIAGNRCRTYLAQRMRRPGTTPLVEHLPDRQPDMKPARHLAEELQRALSRLREEYRLAFMLFHYQELSYAEIGAALNCPLGTVKTWVHRARRELVEMLHKREAVGEVSRVASRI, from the coding sequence TTGGCCGACGATGTGCGAGAGTTAGTTCGAAGTTCGCTTGCCGGTGACCAAACCGCCATGTTGGCATTGGTAAACCGCTATCAAGGCCAAGTTTTTGGCTTGTGTTATCGCATGCTCGGACAGCGCCAAGATGCGGAAGATATGTCACAGGAAACGTTTGTTCGCGCTTTGCGAAGTCTGCGGAGTTGGGACAGCGATCGCGAATTTTTGCCGTGGCTACTGGCGATTGCTGGAAATCGGTGCCGGACATATTTGGCCCAGCGAATGCGGCGTCCCGGCACGACGCCGCTGGTCGAACACTTGCCCGATCGCCAACCAGATATGAAACCGGCCCGCCATTTGGCCGAGGAATTGCAACGGGCCCTTTCTCGGCTGCGGGAAGAATATCGTCTGGCATTTATGTTGTTTCATTATCAGGAGCTAAGCTACGCTGAAATTGGCGCTGCGCTAAATTGCCCGTTGGGAACCGTGAAAACGTGGGTACATCGGGCGCGGCGGGAGTTGGTCGAAATGCTTCACAAACGAGAAGCGGTGGGGGAGGTGTCACGTGTCGCAAGCCGAATTTAG
- a CDS encoding tetratricopeptide repeat protein has translation MNSARFNHRVVGRHIVRCRYLPIPAAVLAGLFVSAMSGCGWMSAGENSEGVRLFQTGNYDGAASDFREAMQNDPNNPNSYYNLAAYYHRQGKLLQKPTDTAQAESYYRQCLDHNPNHVECRRGLAVLLVEQGRSEEAFKMLEDWSTENPTLAAPKIELARMFEEFGDKKSATEYLTAALTVSPNDPRALAALGRLREDSGDVNQALANYQRALMVDRNQPELAQRVNALQAAGVTGAPYQTAGGTRLVAAPDATFR, from the coding sequence GTGAACTCTGCGCGCTTCAATCATCGCGTCGTCGGTCGGCACATTGTTCGATGCCGATACTTACCAATTCCAGCAGCAGTACTTGCAGGGCTATTCGTCAGCGCCATGTCCGGTTGCGGCTGGATGTCGGCCGGCGAAAACTCTGAAGGCGTGCGGCTGTTTCAAACGGGAAACTATGATGGGGCGGCTAGCGATTTTCGCGAAGCGATGCAAAACGATCCCAATAATCCCAACAGTTACTACAACCTGGCGGCATATTATCATCGCCAAGGCAAGCTGCTACAGAAACCAACGGATACCGCCCAGGCCGAAAGCTATTACCGCCAATGTTTGGACCACAATCCGAACCACGTCGAGTGCCGCCGCGGACTGGCTGTACTGTTGGTCGAGCAAGGACGCTCCGAGGAAGCTTTTAAAATGCTCGAAGATTGGTCCACCGAAAACCCGACGTTGGCCGCTCCGAAAATCGAGTTGGCCCGCATGTTTGAAGAGTTTGGCGATAAGAAATCGGCCACGGAATATCTCACCGCCGCGCTGACTGTTTCGCCGAACGACCCCCGTGCTTTGGCCGCGCTGGGCCGGTTGCGGGAAGACTCTGGCGACGTAAACCAGGCGCTGGCCAACTATCAGCGGGCTTTAATGGTCGATCGAAACCAGCCGGAGCTAGCTCAACGAGTGAACGCCTTGCAAGCCGCCGGCGTCACTGGCGCGCCCTATCAAACTGCCGGCGGCACTCGCTTGGTTGCCGCCCCCGATGCAACATTCCGGTAA
- a CDS encoding SDR family oxidoreductase has translation MKHLKGKRCLLTGAASGIGRALALRLAEEGVHLYLLDVDVAGLQTVVGECRLAGVVAVGRPCDLSQPTQISAAIADLLARWKYIDLLVNNAGVAYYGPTEKMTGTQWDWLMAINLLAPLHITRELLPTLLARNGAHILNVCSISGIVAGGRFNAYHTSKFGLTGFTEALRAEYNRRGIGVTNLCPGPVSSNLYNRAISGRNGGQTVPNPPAWLCASPEYVARRGVWAIKRNKRMVLVTPLARLLYALKRISPALLDGLNHVSRKKRPVAADSSAVELPPQFDLPQLDNAITSEKAAA, from the coding sequence ATGAAGCATCTTAAAGGAAAGCGTTGCTTGCTCACTGGCGCAGCCTCCGGCATTGGCCGGGCACTGGCGCTGCGACTGGCAGAAGAAGGCGTGCATTTGTATCTGCTTGATGTTGACGTGGCAGGATTGCAAACCGTTGTCGGGGAATGTCGGCTGGCTGGCGTCGTGGCGGTCGGTCGGCCGTGCGATTTGTCGCAGCCCACACAAATTTCAGCCGCCATTGCCGATTTGCTGGCCCGCTGGAAATACATTGATTTGCTGGTGAATAACGCGGGCGTAGCCTATTATGGGCCGACGGAAAAAATGACGGGCACACAATGGGATTGGCTCATGGCCATTAACCTATTGGCGCCGCTGCATATCACTCGGGAATTATTGCCTACGCTGCTGGCGCGAAACGGCGCGCACATTTTGAATGTGTGTAGTATTTCTGGAATTGTGGCCGGCGGCCGATTCAACGCGTATCACACCAGCAAATTCGGATTGACCGGTTTCACCGAAGCGCTGCGAGCCGAATATAATCGACGTGGCATTGGTGTTACCAATTTGTGTCCTGGCCCGGTCAGTAGCAATTTGTACAATCGCGCGATCAGCGGGCGCAACGGCGGCCAAACCGTGCCGAACCCGCCCGCCTGGCTGTGTGCTTCGCCGGAATACGTGGCGCGGCGGGGCGTGTGGGCAATCAAACGAAACAAGCGGATGGTATTAGTAACGCCACTGGCTCGCTTGCTGTACGCGTTGAAGCGAATTTCACCTGCGCTCCTTGATGGGCTGAATCATGTCAGCCGTAAAAAGCGTCCCGTGGCGGCCGATAGCAGTGCTGTGGAACTCCCGCCGCAGTTTGATTTGCCGCAGTTGGACAACGCAATAACATCGGAAAAGGCCGCAGCGTAA
- a CDS encoding SDR family oxidoreductase has product MDAAKQRALVTGASSGFGAEIARVLAERGVHLVLAARRRDRLRALADELQQKHDVPVAVFAADLSMANGPQQLFDEVQAAGLQIDILVNNAGVGHFGPFLDQSVQQIEEMIAVDVTAAIVLTRLYAQVMVRQGGGRILQVSSFAALQPIPRYSIYSGAKAFLVAMAQGLQHELRKTGVSISVVAPGFMSTEFHDVAHHERTLLMKITTLPLHYAARKAVNGMFRGKLLITPGLFYQINGLVVRFLPRRLASAISAMSVGEKNRAQTHDERNADERK; this is encoded by the coding sequence ATGGATGCCGCAAAACAGCGCGCCTTGGTAACAGGCGCTAGCAGCGGATTTGGCGCAGAAATCGCCCGGGTTTTGGCCGAGCGTGGCGTTCATCTGGTGTTGGCAGCTCGCCGGCGGGACCGCTTACGAGCTTTAGCCGACGAATTGCAGCAAAAGCACGACGTACCGGTTGCCGTGTTTGCCGCCGATCTCTCGATGGCCAATGGGCCACAACAATTGTTCGACGAAGTGCAAGCCGCCGGTTTGCAAATCGACATTCTGGTGAACAATGCGGGCGTAGGACATTTCGGACCGTTTTTGGATCAAAGTGTTCAGCAAATTGAAGAAATGATTGCGGTCGATGTGACCGCAGCGATCGTGCTCACTCGCCTGTATGCCCAGGTGATGGTGCGGCAAGGCGGCGGGCGAATTTTGCAGGTGTCGTCATTTGCGGCATTACAGCCTATCCCGCGCTACAGCATTTACTCCGGAGCAAAAGCTTTTTTGGTCGCGATGGCGCAAGGTCTGCAGCATGAGCTGCGCAAAACTGGAGTTAGTATTAGCGTAGTGGCCCCCGGATTCATGTCGACGGAATTTCACGACGTGGCTCATCACGAGCGCACCTTGCTAATGAAAATCACCACGCTCCCGCTACATTATGCAGCCCGTAAAGCTGTGAACGGAATGTTTCGCGGCAAGCTGCTGATTACGCCGGGGCTGTTTTATCAAATCAACGGGCTAGTGGTGCGATTTTTACCACGGCGTCTGGCATCGGCCATTTCGGCTATGTCGGTGGGCGAAAAAAACCGAGCACAAACACATGACGAACGAAATGCGGATGAACGCAAATAA
- the serC gene encoding 3-phosphoserine/phosphohydroxythreonine transaminase, whose amino-acid sequence MTDRVFNFSPGPAVLPRSVLEHAQQELLALPGVGMSILEISHRSKAFDAILAEATQGLRDLLAVPEGYHILFLQGGASLQFYMVALNFLRSSGKRADYVLTGAWGKKALEEARREGETHVAWDGKATNYDRLPKTADLKFTTNAAYVHYTDNETIQGVEFPTVPEIGNAPLVCDASSNFLSRPVPINRLGLLYACAQKNAGPSGVTVVIIRDEVMQRAAANLPPMLDYRQYAANESRYNTPPTFGIYVVMLICRWLKSEIGGLAKMQELNKSKATLLYDVLDKHPKFFQGHAQPDCRSLMNVTFRLPNEELEKAFLEGAKQHKLIDLKGHRSVGGIRASIYNAMPREGVETLRQYMLDFAKQRG is encoded by the coding sequence ATGACCGACCGCGTTTTTAATTTTTCCCCGGGTCCGGCTGTTTTGCCGCGAAGCGTGTTGGAGCACGCTCAGCAGGAGCTGTTGGCATTGCCAGGCGTGGGAATGTCCATTCTCGAAATCAGCCATCGTAGCAAGGCCTTCGACGCCATTTTGGCCGAAGCAACACAGGGCCTGCGTGATTTGTTGGCCGTGCCCGAAGGCTACCACATTCTGTTTTTGCAAGGCGGAGCCAGTTTACAGTTCTACATGGTGGCGCTGAACTTCTTGCGAAGCAGCGGGAAACGGGCGGATTACGTCCTCACAGGCGCGTGGGGCAAAAAGGCCTTGGAGGAAGCGCGGCGTGAAGGGGAAACGCACGTCGCCTGGGACGGCAAGGCAACCAATTATGATCGCTTGCCAAAGACCGCCGATCTGAAATTCACTACAAATGCCGCGTATGTTCACTATACCGATAACGAAACGATTCAAGGCGTGGAATTTCCGACGGTGCCTGAAATAGGTAACGCACCCTTGGTATGCGATGCCTCCAGCAATTTTCTTAGTCGACCAGTGCCCATAAACCGTCTCGGTTTGTTGTACGCATGCGCCCAGAAGAATGCCGGGCCGTCGGGAGTGACCGTTGTCATTATTCGCGACGAAGTTATGCAACGCGCCGCCGCGAATTTGCCCCCAATGCTCGATTATCGTCAATATGCCGCCAACGAATCGCGATACAACACGCCGCCCACTTTCGGCATCTATGTGGTGATGCTCATCTGCCGCTGGCTAAAGAGTGAGATCGGTGGGCTGGCCAAAATGCAGGAGCTTAATAAATCAAAGGCTACGCTGTTGTACGACGTGCTCGACAAGCATCCGAAGTTTTTTCAAGGGCATGCCCAACCCGATTGCCGCTCGCTCATGAATGTCACGTTTCGCCTGCCAAACGAGGAACTCGAAAAGGCGTTTCTCGAGGGTGCGAAACAACACAAATTGATCGACTTGAAAGGTCACCGTTCGGTCGGCGGCATTCGGGCTTCCATATACAACGCCATGCCACGGGAAGGTGTGGAAACACTACGGCAATACATGCTCGATTTTGCAAAGCAGCGCGGCTGA
- the serA gene encoding phosphoglycerate dehydrogenase → MPRIVVLDTLSPDGLKLLEEARPRGIEYQVRTGLKGGGLRETLAEFEGAICRSGVKITADALAGNHRLKAIVRAGVGTDNINKEAATRLGIVVMNTPAGNTLSTAEHTWALMLALSRNVAPAYQSLIEHRWDRNKYMGTQLAEKTLGVVGLGRIGQAVAKRARAFEMRVLGYDPFLNKDRAAEMGVEPVESIRKMLPQVDYLTVHTPLTEETTGIVNAETLPLLRTGVRLINCARGGIYDEAALLEGLKTGRIAGVALDVYAEEPCTNSPLFGMPGVLCTPHLGASTEEAQTQVAVEGVGLLVDFLTTGAIRHAVNMSPLDPKTLEGLRGHLDVAFRLGRLLAQLVRGSPKRCEIHYRGEIAEKNTKLLSAAFACGLLESALVEDVNIVNSEVLLRERGIELVEQLRQDRGAFNSLISAQVTTDSETRRAAATLFGNNMPRLVQIDEHRLEAYLDGVLLVFTHTDVPGIIGRVGTIFGQHHVNIAQMAVGRGAPGGSATGILNLDGEPPPVALAAVRSSPDIKTATVVQLPSAGKLPGWLQG, encoded by the coding sequence ATGCCGCGCATTGTCGTTCTCGATACGCTCAGCCCAGATGGCCTCAAACTGCTGGAAGAGGCTCGGCCCCGGGGCATTGAATATCAAGTCCGCACGGGACTAAAAGGGGGTGGCTTACGCGAAACGCTGGCCGAATTTGAGGGGGCCATCTGCCGCAGTGGAGTGAAAATTACCGCCGATGCACTGGCGGGCAACCATCGGCTTAAGGCCATTGTTCGTGCCGGAGTCGGGACGGATAACATCAACAAGGAAGCGGCAACGCGCCTGGGCATCGTGGTGATGAACACTCCGGCCGGTAACACGCTGAGCACGGCCGAGCACACTTGGGCGCTGATGCTGGCTTTGTCTCGCAATGTGGCCCCCGCCTACCAAAGCCTGATCGAACATCGGTGGGATCGCAACAAATACATGGGGACGCAACTGGCTGAAAAAACACTCGGTGTTGTCGGCCTGGGCCGCATCGGGCAGGCCGTAGCCAAGCGCGCCCGGGCGTTTGAAATGCGCGTGCTGGGATACGATCCATTTCTGAACAAAGATCGCGCCGCAGAAATGGGGGTCGAGCCGGTCGAAAGCATTCGCAAAATGTTGCCGCAGGTCGATTACCTCACGGTGCACACGCCATTGACCGAGGAGACCACAGGCATCGTCAATGCCGAAACGTTGCCACTGCTGCGCACTGGAGTGCGGCTCATCAACTGTGCACGCGGTGGTATCTATGACGAAGCAGCTCTTCTCGAAGGTTTAAAAACCGGCCGCATTGCCGGCGTTGCGCTGGACGTATACGCCGAAGAGCCTTGCACGAATAGCCCGCTATTCGGAATGCCGGGGGTGCTGTGCACACCTCATTTGGGCGCCAGCACGGAAGAAGCGCAAACCCAAGTGGCCGTGGAAGGCGTGGGATTGCTCGTGGATTTCCTGACCACCGGAGCTATCCGTCATGCCGTAAACATGAGCCCGCTGGACCCAAAAACGCTCGAAGGCTTGCGGGGTCATCTCGACGTTGCATTTCGCTTGGGGAGACTGTTGGCGCAATTGGTACGCGGTAGTCCCAAGCGATGTGAAATTCATTATCGCGGCGAAATTGCCGAAAAGAACACAAAGTTGCTAAGCGCCGCCTTTGCATGTGGGCTACTCGAATCGGCGCTGGTCGAAGATGTGAACATTGTCAATTCCGAAGTGCTGCTGCGTGAGCGGGGGATCGAGCTAGTTGAGCAATTGCGCCAAGATCGCGGCGCGTTTAATTCGCTCATTAGCGCTCAAGTGACCACCGATAGCGAAACTCGTCGAGCCGCTGCCACCCTCTTCGGCAATAACATGCCGCGATTGGTCCAAATTGACGAGCATCGCCTGGAAGCATATCTGGATGGCGTATTATTGGTGTTTACCCATACAGATGTGCCCGGAATTATCGGCCGAGTAGGCACCATTTTTGGACAACACCACGTGAACATCGCCCAAATGGCAGTTGGCCGCGGCGCCCCTGGCGGGTCGGCGACAGGTATCTTGAACCTTGACGGTGAACCTCCGCCCGTGGCATTGGCCGCTGTTCGGTCCTCTCCGGACATCAAAACAGCCACGGTCGTACAGCTTCCCTCCGCGGGAAAACTGCCAGGTTGGCTACAAGGGTAA
- a CDS encoding BON domain-containing protein — MADIFLAGLVQTPGPAHSLFPTFQLNPSSTAVDIMPSADLSFEARQREEQLAEQFEERVSNALRQNPHLHTRNLRFEASEGRVTLKGQVSSWYQKQMAQETLFRLDGIDRVENQLEVNWV, encoded by the coding sequence GTGGCCGATATTTTCTTAGCCGGCTTGGTACAAACACCTGGGCCGGCTCACTCTTTGTTTCCCACCTTCCAGCTAAATCCTTCCAGCACCGCCGTGGACATTATGCCGTCAGCCGATCTTTCTTTCGAAGCGCGCCAGCGCGAAGAGCAACTTGCCGAGCAATTCGAAGAACGGGTGTCCAACGCGCTGCGACAAAACCCGCACTTACATACGCGCAACTTGCGGTTTGAGGCCAGCGAAGGCCGCGTAACGTTGAAAGGGCAAGTCAGTTCCTGGTATCAAAAGCAAATGGCCCAGGAAACGCTATTCCGGCTGGACGGCATTGACCGAGTCGAGAATCAACTTGAAGTCAATTGGGTTTAA
- a CDS encoding STAS domain-containing protein, whose protein sequence is MFTVQAVTGWDFEVERGPDWMFVRLQPAYEGGTEEHLLAERVWSILEQSFTYRLVLELDRIEHLQSCLIAQMVLLSKRVHSHGGMLRLCQLSPVNQQMLHTCRLDGCLPNYDSRSDAVMGTHRPIQPR, encoded by the coding sequence ATGTTCACCGTGCAAGCTGTTACAGGGTGGGATTTTGAGGTGGAGCGCGGCCCGGACTGGATGTTTGTTCGACTTCAGCCCGCCTACGAAGGTGGGACCGAGGAGCATTTATTGGCAGAGAGGGTGTGGTCGATCCTAGAGCAAAGCTTTACATACCGGCTCGTGCTGGAACTAGATCGTATCGAGCATTTGCAAAGTTGCCTGATTGCACAGATGGTTCTCCTCTCCAAGCGCGTGCATTCGCACGGCGGCATGCTGCGGTTGTGCCAATTGTCTCCGGTAAATCAGCAAATGCTACACACTTGCCGTTTGGATGGCTGTTTGCCCAATTACGACAGTCGCAGCGATGCTGTGATGGGGACTCATCGGCCAATACAGCCGAGGTAA
- the tpx gene encoding thiol peroxidase, producing the protein MARSGAVTFKGNPLTLVGEAVKVGSPAPDFTIHYFDGSLKTIKLADLKGKPTLLSVVPSLDTGVCATQTKKFNEQLGSLGDRINAVTVSLDLPFAQNRFCGAESIKNMRVGSDYQDRSFGKNWGMLIDELKILARGVFVLDKDGKVVYEQLVKEVTTEPDYSSALAALKSQL; encoded by the coding sequence ATGGCACGTTCCGGAGCAGTCACATTCAAAGGCAATCCTCTGACCTTAGTCGGTGAGGCAGTGAAAGTTGGCTCGCCGGCACCCGATTTTACCATTCACTACTTTGACGGCAGCCTCAAGACCATCAAACTTGCCGATCTCAAAGGCAAGCCCACCTTACTAAGCGTCGTGCCATCGCTCGATACCGGCGTGTGTGCCACCCAAACCAAAAAGTTCAACGAACAGTTGGGATCTCTGGGTGACCGCATTAATGCCGTCACCGTCAGCCTTGATTTGCCCTTTGCCCAAAATCGTTTCTGCGGGGCCGAGAGCATTAAGAACATGCGCGTCGGCAGCGACTACCAAGACCGTTCCTTCGGCAAGAACTGGGGCATGCTGATCGACGAGTTGAAAATCCTCGCCCGCGGCGTCTTCGTGCTCGACAAAGATGGCAAGGTCGTCTACGAACAGTTAGTAAAAGAAGTCACCACCGAACCCGATTATTCCAGCGCCCTGGCGGCCCTCAAATCGCAGTTGTAA
- a CDS encoding sialate O-acetylesterase, whose product MIFHSAVLVGAENTANGITVWKPVNWEVSQRQSAAQGLIYVAGQCAADERIQWQLSGQPLTGALAKDWQPLANSEPSASADSTNAGQQTDASGRTRFSGKISAPAGGWFRLELRAVRGDEVTSQATIEHLGVGEVFVVAGQSNSANYGAEKQQSKSGLVTAFDGKTWRIADDPQPGAGGQGGSFMPSFGDAMAEKFHVPIGIVALGVGSTSVREWLPKGEKVDHQTTTGKGLKEIGPGQWEALGNIFAKLPARLTALGPHGCRAVLWHQGESDAGQRRPDRANADRQISGDDYVRYMAVLVKASRQAAGWDVPWFTAQATYHSEQDTGNTEFRAAQKSLWDSHLTLEGPDTDALGEEFRKGVHFNAQGLPRHGALWAEKVAPWLESQLKTD is encoded by the coding sequence TTGATTTTCCATTCGGCGGTGTTGGTTGGTGCAGAGAACACTGCAAATGGAATAACTGTGTGGAAGCCGGTGAATTGGGAGGTTTCACAGCGGCAATCGGCCGCGCAAGGCCTAATTTATGTGGCTGGTCAATGTGCCGCTGATGAAAGAATCCAGTGGCAGTTGTCCGGCCAACCGCTGACGGGAGCGTTAGCGAAAGATTGGCAGCCCCTTGCGAACAGCGAACCTTCAGCATCGGCTGACTCAACAAATGCTGGGCAACAAACGGATGCGTCGGGCAGGACGCGGTTCTCCGGTAAAATCTCGGCTCCGGCTGGCGGTTGGTTTCGGTTGGAATTGCGAGCCGTGCGTGGCGACGAAGTTACCTCACAGGCAACGATTGAACATCTTGGAGTTGGAGAAGTGTTTGTGGTTGCCGGGCAATCAAACTCGGCGAATTATGGCGCGGAGAAGCAGCAGTCGAAATCGGGATTGGTTACGGCATTCGATGGCAAAACATGGCGTATCGCGGATGATCCGCAGCCCGGCGCTGGCGGCCAAGGTGGGAGCTTCATGCCGTCGTTTGGCGACGCAATGGCAGAAAAATTTCATGTGCCCATTGGCATTGTCGCTTTGGGAGTGGGTTCGACCAGCGTGCGGGAATGGCTGCCCAAGGGGGAAAAGGTGGATCATCAGACCACCACCGGCAAAGGATTGAAGGAAATTGGGCCGGGCCAGTGGGAAGCGCTGGGAAACATTTTCGCCAAGCTGCCAGCGAGGCTAACGGCGCTGGGGCCGCATGGATGCCGGGCAGTGCTGTGGCATCAAGGAGAATCGGACGCAGGCCAGCGGCGCCCGGACAGAGCGAATGCTGATCGGCAAATTTCCGGCGACGATTACGTGCGCTACATGGCGGTGCTGGTCAAAGCGTCGCGGCAAGCGGCTGGCTGGGACGTGCCCTGGTTCACGGCGCAAGCTACTTATCACAGCGAGCAAGACACCGGGAACACGGAGTTTCGGGCCGCGCAAAAATCGCTGTGGGATTCACATTTGACGTTGGAAGGGCCCGACACTGACGCGCTAGGCGAAGAGTTTCGCAAGGGAGTGCACTTTAACGCCCAAGGCTTGCCAAGGCATGGCGCACTGTGGGCAGAGAAAGTTGCACCGTGGCTGGAGTCGCAATTGAAGACGGATTAA
- a CDS encoding GlsB/YeaQ/YmgE family stress response membrane protein — protein MPHWVWFIIIGIVAGWFAGLIMKGGGYGLLGDLVVGIIGAFLGGWIFETLGISAGGGIVGALIVALVGAIILIALLRLIKRV, from the coding sequence ATGCCACATTGGGTCTGGTTCATCATCATCGGTATTGTTGCCGGTTGGTTCGCTGGGCTGATTATGAAAGGTGGCGGCTATGGTTTGTTAGGCGATTTAGTGGTCGGCATCATTGGCGCGTTTTTGGGCGGTTGGATATTTGAAACGCTAGGAATATCAGCCGGTGGAGGAATTGTTGGAGCGTTAATTGTTGCACTTGTGGGTGCCATCATTCTGATTGCCCTACTCCGACTGATTAAGCGGGTATAG